The Xanthocytophaga agilis region TACTGTAATGGGACTAGACTTTGCGTATTTGGCACCAGCTCAAGGTAGTCAAAGCCCGTTAGCAGAAACCATGCGATTTACTCTTCATTTTAATATAGGTGAAAGACCTGCTGATGATGAGGAAGGAAAATAAAACTGATATTTATAGTCAAAAGAAAATGCCAGAGAAGAGTTCTCTGGCATTTTCTTTTGATGGATTAACAAACACCTGTATATCTTTGTATACATTGGCATTTTTCAAGGTACATAACTATAGACAGTAGAACCTATTATGTTAGACAGAACACAAGCGCCCGATTTTCAATCTATAAAAAAAGTTGCTGTTACTCAGGCACATTCCAAAGAGCTAAAGAATGGTGTCAAACTTCATTGGTTAAATGCTGGTGAACAACCTGCTATTCGACTTGAATATATTTTTGCAGCAGGCAGTTGGTATGAACCGTCCAGAGGAACCTCTTACTTCACGGCTAAAATGCTCAATGAAGGTACTCATCACCGATCTTCAGGAGAGATCAGTGAATATATTGATCAGTTTGGCTCTTTTCTGGAGCTAAGCCAAAACGCGGAACGAATCATTCTGACTATATATACTATTACTAAACATCTTCCCAAACTTCTTCCTTTAGTACACGAATTATTAACAGAATCTATTTTTCCGGAAAAAGAGCTGGATAATCTGAAAACTATTACCTTGCAAAATCTCCAGGTAAATTTGCAGAAAACATCTTTTCTTGCACAACATCGTTTCAGAGAACTGATATTTGGAGAAAATCACCCATACGGAAAATACATAAAGGATATAGACATTGCTCCTGTGACCAAAGACTTGCTGGTACAATATCATCAGCAGGCTATTTTGCAACGACCATTTGATGCAGTTCTATCTGGACAAATTACAGATGAAACACTTTTGGCAGTAGAACAACATCTGTCACAGTTTGATGTACAGAAGACACAGCTTACAAAACCCGTTCTTCCTGTTGCAGAGGTAAGTAAACACACAGAACTCATAGAACGCCCCGAAAGTGTTCAGTCGACCATACGATTCGGAAAACGGTTATTACATACGAATGGGTCACCTTTCACTCGCCGCAGTACAGATTATTTCTCCCTTGTCTTATTAAACGAAATCTTGGGAGGATATTTCGGCTCAAGATTGATGAAAAATATACGTGAAGACAAAGGGTTCACCTATGGAATTCACTCCTCTCTGGGAATATTTCGGCAGGAAGGGTTTATCGTTATTGGTACAGATGTAAAGAAGGAGTTTACCAATCAAACGCTGGAAGAAATACGAAAAGAGATTACCCTTTTACAAACAGAACCAATACCTGAAGACGAACTTGAGACAGTAAAAAATTATATTTTGGGTGCATTTGCAGGCTCTGTAACTACTCCATTCTCTCTGGCAGATCACTTCAAGACCATCTATTTTGAAGGGATAGGCTATGATTTTTATGATAAATATGTATCTGAAATTAGTCAAACAACCTCTGAAACATTACTCTCACTTGCTCAGCAGTATCTGAATCTGGATACATTTACAGAAGTGGTTGCAGGAGGTAAATAATAAAATAAAAGACTAATGCCTCCCATAGCATTAGTCTTTTATTGTTTAAGTGTATTTTTTAAGAAACCGTACTTTGCGTTTCCGTTTGGACAGAAAGCTGCTTCATAGCTTCAACCAAGTGCTGGTTTTCAGAAGCAGTCCCCACAGTAATCCGAATCGCGTTTTCACAAAGTTTTACTTTGGAACGATCTCGTACAATGATTTTCTGCTCTACCAGATAGTCATATGTCTCTTTTGCCTGATGCACTTTGACCAGCAAAAAGTTAGCTTCTGAGGGATAGATCTTTTCAACAATAGGTACTTCTTCCAATAATTTTACCAGTTCAGTCCTTTGTTTTAAAATCTCCTGCACAGATTCTTCTTTCCATTGAATATTCTGTAACCCTTCCAGCACAACCTGTTGTGTCAATCCACTAATATTGTACGGAGGTTTGATTTTATTCAGAATACGAATCAGTTCTGGTGAGGCAAATGCCATACCCAAACGGAGGTTAGCTAATCCCCATACTTTTGAGAAAGTCTGTAATACAACCATATTGGGATATTTATCCAGATAGGAAGTAAACGACGGATAATCTGCAAAGTCTATATATGCTTCATCAATTATAACGAGTCCGGGAAATGTCTCGATCAATGTTTTCATTTGTTCCGGATCTAATGCATTTCCTGTCGGATTATTAGGAGAACACAAGAACAATAGCTTAGCCTTAGGATGTGTAGTTATAGCTTGTTGCAAAGCAGGCATATCCAGTGCAAAATCAGGTGTAAGAGAAACCTTCACCACAGGTACATCATTTATTGCTGCACTTACTTCATACATTCCATAGGTAGGTGGCACCAGAATAATTTCATCTTCTCTGGGTGTACAAGTTGCCCGAATCAATAAATCGATAGGTTCATCACTTCCATTACCCAAAAAAAGTTGCTCCAGTTTTACACCTTTGATCTCTGCTACACGCTTTTTCAATGCAATCTGATGAGGATCTGGATAGCGGTTAAAGTTTTGTGAGGTAATAGAGCCAAACGGATTCTCATTGGCATCCAGGAAAATACCTTCTGTCCCTTCGTACTCATCCCGGGCAGATGTATAAGGTGACAAAGCCAAGATGTGTGGTCTCAGGATCTTCTCTAAACTGAACATATACAGTGTTATTTAATATAAGTGCTAATCAAGCTATTTCTGCTTTTCCGACAGAGAGAGGTCATCTTACTCTTTAAACAAAATCTGAATTAAAGAAAAAATACTATCTTTCCAGCCGTGAAACCGATACAAAGATAGAGAGCCTGTCTTTAACTTATTCTCTTTTACTTTCGATTTTTTATATGATACGTAAACTTAATTCATCCAAACGCATTGCTCTGATTGCCCACGATCACAAGAAAATTGAATTGATAGAGTGGTCAGTAAAAAATAAGGCATCTTTGGTACAACATCAGTTATATGCAACAGGCACAACCGGACGATTGCTACAGGAAGCCCTCAATGTGTCAGTAACAAAACTGCTAAGTGGCCCGTTAGGTGGAGATCAGCAGATTGGAGCTATGATTGCAGAAGAAAAGATTGATTCGATTATCTTCTTCTGGGACCCAATGGAAGCTTTACCTCACGATCCCGATATCAAAGCATTGCTTCGGCTAGCTGCAGTTTGGAATATTCCAATGGCATGTAACCGTAGTACCGCCGATTTTCTGTTAAGCTCCCCTCTGATGCATGTCGATTATGATATCCAGATGACAGACTATTCTGCCTATCTAACCCGTAAAGTTTAAATGAATCGTTATAATTCACTTCAGTGGGTAGTTCAGCGAATGCTCACAGATAGTAATGACATTCAAAAAATCCGTCAGGCCTGTGAATCTGTTTCTATAGATTTTTTCGAAGTTGATATCATTCCTTTTACAGATCAACTCCCTGAATTTCCATTAGATAAGCAAAGTATATTTTATGGTTCAACTAACTTCATGAATCTGGTTTATGCTCATCCGGAATTACGCAAAGGATTATTTCTTGATAAAGTGGCGTTTACCATTGAAAACTATTTGTCCAAATGGCAACGCTATATGCTAAATTCAGATGCTTTGGTAGTAACATTTCAGGAGCTGATGGCCATGCCTTACAATGAGGACCAACTCCTGTTCATCCGGCCAAATGAAGACTCAAAAGCATTTGCTGGGGAAACTCGTTTTTTTAAAGATATTGCAGATTGGTATTATAGATTAACCCAGATTGAAAATATCAATTTGTCGCTGGATACAAAGATTATTGTTGGTGAACCCTATAACATTAAGAAGGAGTGGCGCTTATGGATCGTTAACAAGAAAGTTGTTGCAGCTTCTCAATACAGAGAATACTTTAAATTAAAGAAAGTAGAGGGCTGCCCGCAAGAGGTTATTGCGTTTGCAGAACAACGATGTCAGGAATATACCCCACATCCTATATTTGTAATGGATATTGGGCATTGTGGGGATTCGCTTTATATTATCGAATGCAATTGTATGAATAGTGCAGGCTTTTATAAAGCCGATATTGCTCAAATTATCCATTCTGTGACAAATTCTTTTGCTAATATGTTCTGACCCATTTGCGTTCTTTTAATGAAAGAATTACAGATTGAGTTTTTTGCTGTTTTGATTGGAATCCTGGTTATTACTGTTTCCAAAATTTTTTATCTGCATTATTTCTACTATTGAAAACAGACCTGAATAGCGATCGTTTCACAAGAATATTCGAATAATGGTCACTTTTGACTTTGACCAGAATTTAGTTCAAATTTTTGTTTGACTGGAACTCCAGTCATTTTTTCAAATTATCGGAATCTTGATCACTCATGAGAAATATCACAATACTGATCAACTTTCAATCCCATCAGTATTTTGATATTTTTATACTCTGATCAGAATAATAGGCAGTACTCCAAATCTTTGTTTTACACCTTGATTTTAATTCATCCTCTGTTCAATTTTTTTGATCCTATCAAAAAAAATATTTCTATAAATTTCCTATCCTTGTACTATATACATACCTCACTAATTGATTTAGGATGCATAGTATCGATTTAAACTGTGATATGGGTGAAAGCTTTGGCTCCTGGAAGATGGGCAATGACCTGCAAATCATGGATTATGTGAGTTCTGTAAATATAGCCTGTGGTTTTCATGCGGGAGA contains the following coding sequences:
- a CDS encoding ATP-grasp domain-containing protein codes for the protein MNRYNSLQWVVQRMLTDSNDIQKIRQACESVSIDFFEVDIIPFTDQLPEFPLDKQSIFYGSTNFMNLVYAHPELRKGLFLDKVAFTIENYLSKWQRYMLNSDALVVTFQELMAMPYNEDQLLFIRPNEDSKAFAGETRFFKDIADWYYRLTQIENINLSLDTKIIVGEPYNIKKEWRLWIVNKKVVAASQYREYFKLKKVEGCPQEVIAFAEQRCQEYTPHPIFVMDIGHCGDSLYIIECNCMNSAGFYKADIAQIIHSVTNSFANMF
- a CDS encoding methylglyoxal synthase, whose protein sequence is MIRKLNSSKRIALIAHDHKKIELIEWSVKNKASLVQHQLYATGTTGRLLQEALNVSVTKLLSGPLGGDQQIGAMIAEEKIDSIIFFWDPMEALPHDPDIKALLRLAAVWNIPMACNRSTADFLLSSPLMHVDYDIQMTDYSAYLTRKV
- the hisC gene encoding histidinol-phosphate transaminase, translated to MFSLEKILRPHILALSPYTSARDEYEGTEGIFLDANENPFGSITSQNFNRYPDPHQIALKKRVAEIKGVKLEQLFLGNGSDEPIDLLIRATCTPREDEIILVPPTYGMYEVSAAINDVPVVKVSLTPDFALDMPALQQAITTHPKAKLLFLCSPNNPTGNALDPEQMKTLIETFPGLVIIDEAYIDFADYPSFTSYLDKYPNMVVLQTFSKVWGLANLRLGMAFASPELIRILNKIKPPYNISGLTQQVVLEGLQNIQWKEESVQEILKQRTELVKLLEEVPIVEKIYPSEANFLLVKVHQAKETYDYLVEQKIIVRDRSKVKLCENAIRITVGTASENQHLVEAMKQLSVQTETQSTVS
- a CDS encoding pitrilysin family protein yields the protein MLDRTQAPDFQSIKKVAVTQAHSKELKNGVKLHWLNAGEQPAIRLEYIFAAGSWYEPSRGTSYFTAKMLNEGTHHRSSGEISEYIDQFGSFLELSQNAERIILTIYTITKHLPKLLPLVHELLTESIFPEKELDNLKTITLQNLQVNLQKTSFLAQHRFRELIFGENHPYGKYIKDIDIAPVTKDLLVQYHQQAILQRPFDAVLSGQITDETLLAVEQHLSQFDVQKTQLTKPVLPVAEVSKHTELIERPESVQSTIRFGKRLLHTNGSPFTRRSTDYFSLVLLNEILGGYFGSRLMKNIREDKGFTYGIHSSLGIFRQEGFIVIGTDVKKEFTNQTLEEIRKEITLLQTEPIPEDELETVKNYILGAFAGSVTTPFSLADHFKTIYFEGIGYDFYDKYVSEISQTTSETLLSLAQQYLNLDTFTEVVAGGK